The following coding sequences are from one Melanotaenia boesemani isolate fMelBoe1 chromosome 17, fMelBoe1.pri, whole genome shotgun sequence window:
- the LOC121657030 gene encoding E3 ubiquitin-protein ligase RNF19A-like yields MSSPPQQHHGSTGSERDLHSVASSVSLPSVRKTPKKRRLSLHTLFGRRCRPDRDPKRKSRTLPPGSGMDGVISLENVQSEISHDKTSTQTPLDIASTSSVTGSSSELLECPLCLLRHARERFPDIMTCHHRSCADCLRQYLRIEISESRVNISCPECSERFNPHDIQMILGDRGLMEKYEEFMLRRWLVAEPDCRWCPAPDCGYAVIAFGCASCPKITCGREGCGTEFCYHCKQLWHPNQTCDTARQQRAQNLRLRSFRSSSLSYSQESGAAGDDIKPCPRCSAYIVKMNDGSCNHMTCAVCGCEFCWLCMKEISDLHYLSPSGCTFWGKKPWSRKKKILWQLGTLVGAPVGIALIAGIAIPAMIIGIPVYVGRKIHNRYEGKDISKHKRNLVIAGGVTLSVIVSPVVAAVTVGIGVPIMLAYVYGVVPISLCRSGGCGVSAGNGKGVRIEFDDENDNIGSGAAATDTTSVAETRLNNPSLGDGASVGGLTGLSLSVSGSHMERCGVSSTQRDNMSDNASTTALAGTSITGSLYGSCYNRMEVQADVQKERCSLSGESATVSLGTISDNASTKAMAGSILNAYMPLERDNSLEVQADVESKQDKVRHGSASSSQDEASCSSSSAGVKGASGGMCPCSCPSACCCGLHGNHCCPSSPWSNDPSTSGGKKCKSKLWKSASIGKGETKMSDTPRDMDAQLQEQRSTNSSEFDSPSLSGSLPSVADSHCSHFSSELSCSDPETSKPVHTTCSPLMDSHPHHPAVTPMPEVEHDRLEQFSPQSSHAAFTHRLLSSSPPASPREGSSGTFLYISEESIGDVTEPEKDVTETTRNSSAAQSVNQTKKRCIQTDI; encoded by the exons ATGAGCAGCCCGCCTCAGCagcatcatggcagcacaggctCAGAACGAGACCTTCATTCTGTTGCCTCCTCTGTTAGCCTTCCTTCAGTTAGAAAAACTCCGAAGAAGCGCCGTCTGTCCCTCCACACACTCTTTGGGCGACGATGCAGGCCTGACCGCGACCCCAAGCGCAAGTCGAGGACCCTGCCGCCTGGATCAGGGATGGATGGCGTTATCAGCCTTGAAAATGTGCAGTCAGAGATTAGCCATGACAAAACTTCAACACAGACTCCATTGGACATAGCATCAACTTCATCAGTGACGGGGTCTTCGTCAGAGCTGCTCGAATGCCCTCTGTGCCTCCTGCGGCATGCTCGAGAGCGCTTCCCAGACATCATGACCTGTCACCACCGCTCCTGTGCAGATTGCCTGCGACAGTATCTCCGCATCGAGATCTCCGAGTCCCGCGTCAACATCAGTTGCCCTGAGTGCTCAGAGCGCTTCAATCCACATGATATCCAAATGATCCTGGGAGACCGAGGCCTCATGGAGAAGTATGAGGAGTTCATGCTGAGGAGGTGGCTGGTGGCTGAGCCTGACTGCCGCTGGTGCCCTGCCCCTGACTGCGG TTATGCAGTAATTGCATTTGGCTGTGCCAGCTGCCCAAAGATTACTTGTGGCCGTGAGGGGTGCGGGACAGAATTCTGCTACCACTGCAAACAGCTGTGGCATCCCAACCAGACATGTGACACTGCACGTCAGCAAAGAGCCCAGAACCTCCGGCTGAGAAGTTTCAGGTCATCGTCTCTCAGCTACAGCCAAGAGAGTGGGGCTGCTG GTGATGACATCAAACCATGCCCTCGCTGCTCTGCCTACATTGTCAAGATGAATGATGGAAGCTGTAATCACATGACCTGCGCCGTCTGCGGCTGTGAGTTTTGTTGGCTCTGCATGAAGGAGATCTCTGACCTACACTATTTAAG TCCATCAGGCTGCACCTTCTGGGGGAAGAAGCCatggagcaggaagaagaagattCTGTGGCAGCTTGGCACATTGGTGGGTGCCCCCGTGGGTATCGCGCTCATTGCTGGCATCGCCATCCCGGCAATGATCATTGGCATCCCAGTCTATGTGGGCAGAAAG ATACATAATCGCTATGAAGGCAAGGACATCTCCAAACACAAGAGGAACTTGGTAATTGCTGGCGGTGTGACTCTGTCTGTGATTGTATCTCCTGTGGTTGCTGCAGTCACTGTCG GTATTGGTGTTCCCATCATGCTTGCTTATGTCTACGGAGTTGTCCCAATATCTCTGTGCCGGAGCGGAGGTTGTGGAGTGTCTGCTGGCAATGGCAAAGGGGTGCGAATTGAGtttgatgatgaaaatgacaACATAGGTAGTGGGGCAGCAGCCACAG acACCACGTCGGTGGCAGAGACACGACTTAACAATCCAAGCCTCGGAGATGGAGCGAGTGTTGGGGGCCTGACTGGTTTGAGCCTCAGTGTCAGTGGGAGCCACATGGAGCGCTGTGGTGTGAGCTCCACTCAGCGGGACAATATGAGTGATAATGCCAGCACAACAGCCCTCGCTGGGACCAGTATCACTGGCAGCCTGTATGGCAGCTGCTACAACCG GATGGAAGTGCAGGCTGATGTCCAGAAGGAGCGTTGCAGTCTAAGTGGGGAGTCGGCCACTGTCAGTCTGGGGACGATTAGTGACAACGCGAGCACTAAAGCCATGGCAGGCTCCATCCTCAATGCCTACATGCCTTTAGAAAG AGACAACAGCCTGGAGGTGCAAGCAGACGTGGAGTCCAAACAGGACAAAGTGAGGCACGGCAGCGCCAGCAGCAGCCAGGATGAAGCCAGTTGCAGCAGCAGCTCGGCCGGCGTGAAAGGAGCCAGTGGTGGCATGTGCCCATGCTCATGTCCCTCTGCCTGCTGCTGTGGTCTGCACGGTAATCACTGCTGTCCCTCATCCCCTTGGTCTAATGACCCTTCAActtcagggggaaaaaaatgcaaaagcaaGCTTTGGAAAAGTGCCAGCATTGGCAAAGGAGAAACAAAAATGAGTGACACACCACGAGATATGGACGCTCAGCTACAGGAGCAACGCAGCACTAACTCCTCTGAGTTTGATTCTCCATCCCTGAGCGGCAGCTTGCCCTCCGTGGCCGACTCGCACTGTAGCCACTTCTCATCAGAGCTCAGCTGCTCAGACCCTGAAACCTCAAAACCAGTTCACACGACATGCTCTCCGCTGATGGACTCCCATCCTCATCATCCCGCTGTCACACCCATGCCAGAGGTGGAGCATGACCGCTTAGAGCAATTCTCACCTCAGAGTAGCCACGCAGCCTTTACGCACCGCCTGCTGTCTTCATCCCCACCTGCTTCACCAAGAGAGGGAAGCAGTGGAACGTTTCTATACATCAGCGAGGAGAGCATCGGTGATGTCACAGAGCCAGAGAAGGACGTGACAGAGACCACCAGAAATTCATCTGCTGCACAGTCTGTTAACCAAACAAAGAAGCGCTGTATACAAACAGACATCTAA